One Polypterus senegalus isolate Bchr_013 chromosome 10, ASM1683550v1, whole genome shotgun sequence DNA segment encodes these proteins:
- the LOC120537413 gene encoding uncharacterized protein C8orf48 homolog → MSSETEPNEKSHLCGQSVNDSCESEAGSSSSNSSSVRHLQASLESAGIESVRSESFGSSYCNEEFNSHVSLKEYEDEEFESYDEAEILGEDVLAEKWINILKEKASHSCMDHKKLLHSFLKTDTITMVPEEKEALKSYCRKKISVMRQQHQKTSTSGQTRQTEADDSNLKAVDSNLKCVVPEQIVRRLQMKSILEALKKATKVEMHEPQQCAACQGRQGELAEKNFIRIKTTQLESKLLQHRLEEFIYTKDPVCIVGEMLRDIPKISTDSDAVWQAFVKHKCTAE, encoded by the exons ATGTCAAGTGAAACCGAGCCAAATGAAAAATCACATTTGTGTGGACAGTCTGTAAATGACTCTTGTGAATCAGAGGCAGGTTCCAGTAGCAGCAACAGCAGCTCTGTGCGACATCTGCAAGCATCCCTGGAGTCGGCTGGGATTGAATCTGTCAGGAGTGAGTCATTTGGGTCCTCATACTGTAATGAAGAATTCAATTCTCATGTGTCACTGAAGGAatatgaag ATGAAGAGTTTGAATCTTACGATGAGGCAGAGATCTTGGGTGAGGATGTCCTTGCCGAGAAGTGGATTAATATTCTGAAGGAAAAAGCCTCACATTCATGTATGGACCACAAAAAACTGCTGCATTCTTTTCTAAAAACAG ATACTATAACTATGGTCCCTGAAGAGAAAGAAGCCCTGAAATCATATTGCAGAAAGAAGATTAGTGTAATGCGCCAGCAGCATCAGAAAACGTCCACTTCTGGACAAACCAGGCAGACAGAAGCTGATGATTCCAATTTAAAAGCAGTAGACTCAAACTTGAAGTGTGTTGTCCCAGAACAGATAGTCAGAAGGCTACAGATGAAATCCATCCTTGAGGCACTTAAGAAG GCAACAAAAGTGGAGATGCATGAGCCACAACAGTGTGCTGCATGTCAGGGACGGCAAGGTGAACTAGCAGAAAAAAATTTCATAAGGATAAAAACAACCCAGCTGGAATCAAAATTGCTGCAGCATAGACTGGAGGAGTTTATCTACACAAAA gatCCTGTTTGCATTGTTGGAGAAATGTTAAGAGATATCCCAAAGATATCTACTGATTCTGATGCAGTGTGGCAGGCATTTGTCAAACATAAGTGTACCGCTGAATga